One Stenotrophomonas maltophilia R551-3 genomic window, TGAGTGCCGCGCTGCTGCTGTGCGCGTGGTCGGCGGGAGCGCAGCCACCGCCGTCGGCCACGCAGTTCGCGCAGGTGGTGCAGATGATCGATGCGGGACGGTTCTTCGAAGCGGGAAGTGCGCTGAACACGTGGTCGGCAGCGGATGCGGCGGAACCTGGCGTCAGCGAACAGGACATCGGCTTCCAGCAGGAGCGCATGCGGCGGATCCGCCTGGATTTCTCCCTGGACCAAGCCGCTGCCAAGGCGGCAGTACGCCGCTGGATTCCCGACCTGACTGACGAAGAATTCGCGCGCTGGGACCAGCTCGGCCTGATCGAACATCTCGATATCGACGGCACGCGCTGGTACTTCAAGCGCGCACCGTCGAACCTGTTCCTGCTCAGCGACGAAGCGCGCGCACGCCGCCGCGCGGATGCGCCGCTGCCGGCGCCCGGCCCGAACGAAGTGCTCAATGCACACCATGCGCGCGTGATCGCGGTGGCAGAACAGAGCGGCCAGGCCTCGGTGCTGCCGCAGCGCATCGAATTCATCCAGTCGCTCACGGTCAAGGCCGATGCGGTACCGGCGGGGGAAACGGTTCGTGCCTGGATTCCATACCCGCGCGAAATTCCTGGCCAACAGGAACGCGTGCAGTGGCTGGGCGGCACCCCCGGCAGGGCGCGCGTGGCACCGGCCAGCGCTCAGCAGCGCACCGCTTATCTGGAAGCAAAGGCGGTGGCTGGGCAGCCGACGCACTTCGAGATCCGCTACGCAGTATCGATCTTCGCCCACCACACTGCGATCGATCCGGCCAAGGTGCAGGCCACGCCGGCCGATGCGGCACTGAAACCCTACCTGGCCGAACAATTGCCGCATGTGCGCTTCACTCCGGCACTGAAGCTGTTCTCCGACCAGGTGCTGCAGGGGGAAACCCGCCCGTATGACGTGGTGCGAAAGCTGTTCACCGCCGTTGATCGCATTCCGTGGGCCGGCGCGCGCGAATACTCCACGATCAGCAGCATCAGTGATTACGCATTGCGCGCCGGCCATGCCGACTGCGGGCAGCAGACCCTGTTGCTGATCGCGCTGCTGCGCATGAACGGCATTCCCGCGCGCTGGCAGTCGGGCATGGTGTTCTCCGACGATGGCAGCGGCTACAACAACCTGCATGACTGGGGGCAGGTCTACCTGGCGCCGTATGGCTGGCTGCCGATGGACGTGACCACTGGTGCGCTGGCCAGCGATACGCCCGCGCTGCGTGATTTCTACCTCGGTGGCCTCGACGGCTACCGCATCGCCTTCAACGACGATTTCGGCCAGGCCCTGGTGCCGGCCAAACAGCACCACCGCTCGGAAACGGTCGACTCGCAGCGCGGCGAGGCCGAGTGGGCAGGCGGCAACCTGTACTTCGACCAATGGAACTACGACTTCCAGTGGCGGGTACTGCCAGCCGGGCAACGCTAGCGCGATACACCACCCACACCACCATTCAATTCTTGCAGGAGAGAGCAGGGGATGAAGGCTTACACCATCAAGCGGGCGGCGTTGTGCGTCGCCCTCGGGGCGTGCCTGGGCGCGATGCTGCCCAGCATCGCGTTGGCACAGAATGTCAGTGGCGCCGTGGCCGGCCGTGCCACCGCCGGCGACCAGGTCACCGTGGTCAGCAGCAGTACCGGCCTGACCCGCACCGTCACCGTCGGTGCCGATGGCAGTTACCGCCTGGGTCAATTACCGGTAGGCGACTACCAGCTGCAGCTCAGCCGTGAGGGCCAGGCGCTGGGCGATCAGGTCGCGGTCAGCGTCGCCGTCGGTGGCACCACCACGGTCAACCTGGCAAGTGGTGGCGGTGTCACCAATCTCGATGCACTGCAGGTGCGCGGCACCCGCGTGATCAACCGCGTGGATGTCTACTCCACCGAAACCTCGTTCAACATCAACCGCCAGGAGATCTCACGGCTGCCGGTAGCGCAGGACCTGTCCGCGGTCGCGCTGATGGCACCGGGCGTGGTGGGGGGCAATTCGTCGTTTGGTGGCCTGTCGTTCGCCGGCTCCTCGGTGGCCGAGAACGCTGTCTTCATCAACGGCCTCAATGTCACCGACATGTACACCCGGCGCGGCTTCAGTACCGCGCCATTCGCCTTCTTCAACGAGTTCCAGGTCAAGACCGGTGGCTACTCGGTCGAGTTCGGCCGCTCCACCGGCGGCGTGATCAATGCGGTGACCCGTTCGGGCAGCAACGTGTTCGAAGGCGGCGTGGAAGTGACCGCTGAACCGAGCGCGTGGCGTTCCAGTGGCGGCGATCATTTCCACCGTGACGGTACGCCGCATTCCTACGGAAGCCGCGACAACAATTCGTTCCTGAAGACCAACGTCTGGGGTTCCGGCCCGATCATCAAGGACAAGCTGTTCCTGTTCGCCATGTACGAGGACCGCAGTGACAAGGGACACAACACATCGTCCGATGGCAGTACCTGGTTCAAGAATGATTCCGGCAACGGCTTCTGGGGCACAAAGCTGGACTGGAACATCAACGACAACCACAGCCTGGCACTGCTGGCGTTCTCCGACGAGGGTGACGTCACCAATGCCTCGTATGGCTACAACTGGAACAACGACCGGCTTGGCGCCTGGGGGGGGGACTCGATCACCGAGACCGGCGGCCGCAACTGGTCGGCGACCTACACCGGTCATTTCGGGCAGAACTTCACTGCCCGCGCCATGGTCGGCCAGAACAAGCAGCGTGCGTTCACCAACTCGTCGCTGGACCAGGCCTGCAGCCCGGTGTTCACCGACAGCACCTACGGTCCGCGCCTGGGCAAGCTGCAGGGCCTGCGCGCCGGCTGCCATCCCACCGGCACGGCGGTGGCCGAGCGCGATGACACCCGCGACGTGGCCCGCCTGGACTTCGAGTGGCAGCTGGGCGACCACCTGCTGCGCTTCGGCGTGGACCGCGAGCTGATGACCACCGACCAGTCCACCCGCTACCCGGGACCGACCGCGCTGAGCTATACCGCCTACGTCGCGCGGCCCGGCGATGAAGTGTGGGACGGCGCCAACGCCTATGTTCCGGCCGGCGTCACCGAGATGCTGCGCGCACGCAACCGCCAGTCCGGCGGCAAGTTCGAGACCGAGGCCAACGCGTTCTACCTGGAAGACATCTGGAACATCACCCCGAACCTGATGCTCAACCTCGGTGTGCGCTGGGACCGTTTCGAGAACCGCACCGCCGCCGGCAAGGCGTTCATCAAGATGGACGACCTGATCGCACCGCGCGTCGGCTTCTCGTGGGACATGCGCGGTGATGGCAGCACCAAGCTGTTCGGCAACGCAGGCCGCTACTACCTGCCGGTGACCAACAACATCAACGTGAACTTCGCCGGTGGCCTGACCGACGAGTACAGCTACTACGTGCTCAACGGCTGGGAGCAGAAGACCTCGCCGACCGGCTCGCCGTACATGGCACCGATCGTCGGCCAGCAGATCGGGCCGACCGACACCCGCATGAACACCGGTGGCGCCGATCTGCGCCAGAGCGTGGACCGCGACCTGAAGGCGGTCTACCAGGATGAGTACATCCTCGGCTTCCAGAACATGATCAACCAGGCCTGGTCGTGGGGCGTCAATGCTACCTATCGGCGCATGACCCGCGCGCTGGATGACATCCGCATCAACTACACCCCCTGTGGCCCGACCCCGAGCACGCTGTGGCCGATCGCCAACCCGGGCGAGAGCCTGACGATATGGGGCGACAAGAGCATCGGCTGCGCCAATGAAGGCTGGATCACCATCGATACCGCCAACAGCGGCTACCGCAAGGGCGGCAGTGGCGAGGTGATCGGTTACTCCAAGCCCAAGCGCACCTACAAGGCGCTGGAGTTCCAGATCGACCGTGCATGGGACGAGAAGTGGATGCTCAACGCGTCCTACCTGTGGTCGAAGAGCGAGGGCAACTTCGAGGGCCCGGTCAACTCCGATACCAACTACGGCGACACCGGCATGGTCCAGTTCTGGGATCATCCGGCCACCAACGAGCGCTACGGCGTGCTGTTCAACGACTTCCGCCATCAGTTCAAGCTGCGTGCCGCCTACGCGCTGAACAAGCAGTGGTCGTTCGGCACCACGCTGCAGGTGCAGTCCGGTGGCCCGATCACTGCCTACGGCGTGATGTGGCCGAACGATTCCATCGCCGGTGGTAGTACCTCCAGCGAAGGCAGCGGCGGTGGCACCGGCTGGCTGTGCGTGGCCAACTGCTCGGGCCCGTACGACAAACGCCAGTTCGAGTACAGCCCGCGCGGCGCGTTCGGTCGCCTGCCGTGGACCTGGACCATGGGTGCCAATGTGACCTGGCGCCTGCCGGTGGAGGGCATCGACCTCAGCGCGCGGCTGTCGG contains:
- a CDS encoding transglutaminase-like domain-containing protein, whose protein sequence is MDPAVRKLRLPAAAGLSAALLLCAWSAGAQPPPSATQFAQVVQMIDAGRFFEAGSALNTWSAADAAEPGVSEQDIGFQQERMRRIRLDFSLDQAAAKAAVRRWIPDLTDEEFARWDQLGLIEHLDIDGTRWYFKRAPSNLFLLSDEARARRRADAPLPAPGPNEVLNAHHARVIAVAEQSGQASVLPQRIEFIQSLTVKADAVPAGETVRAWIPYPREIPGQQERVQWLGGTPGRARVAPASAQQRTAYLEAKAVAGQPTHFEIRYAVSIFAHHTAIDPAKVQATPADAALKPYLAEQLPHVRFTPALKLFSDQVLQGETRPYDVVRKLFTAVDRIPWAGAREYSTISSISDYALRAGHADCGQQTLLLIALLRMNGIPARWQSGMVFSDDGSGYNNLHDWGQVYLAPYGWLPMDVTTGALASDTPALRDFYLGGLDGYRIAFNDDFGQALVPAKQHHRSETVDSQRGEAEWAGGNLYFDQWNYDFQWRVLPAGQR
- a CDS encoding TonB-dependent receptor, yielding MKAYTIKRAALCVALGACLGAMLPSIALAQNVSGAVAGRATAGDQVTVVSSSTGLTRTVTVGADGSYRLGQLPVGDYQLQLSREGQALGDQVAVSVAVGGTTTVNLASGGGVTNLDALQVRGTRVINRVDVYSTETSFNINRQEISRLPVAQDLSAVALMAPGVVGGNSSFGGLSFAGSSVAENAVFINGLNVTDMYTRRGFSTAPFAFFNEFQVKTGGYSVEFGRSTGGVINAVTRSGSNVFEGGVEVTAEPSAWRSSGGDHFHRDGTPHSYGSRDNNSFLKTNVWGSGPIIKDKLFLFAMYEDRSDKGHNTSSDGSTWFKNDSGNGFWGTKLDWNINDNHSLALLAFSDEGDVTNASYGYNWNNDRLGAWGGDSITETGGRNWSATYTGHFGQNFTARAMVGQNKQRAFTNSSLDQACSPVFTDSTYGPRLGKLQGLRAGCHPTGTAVAERDDTRDVARLDFEWQLGDHLLRFGVDRELMTTDQSTRYPGPTALSYTAYVARPGDEVWDGANAYVPAGVTEMLRARNRQSGGKFETEANAFYLEDIWNITPNLMLNLGVRWDRFENRTAAGKAFIKMDDLIAPRVGFSWDMRGDGSTKLFGNAGRYYLPVTNNINVNFAGGLTDEYSYYVLNGWEQKTSPTGSPYMAPIVGQQIGPTDTRMNTGGADLRQSVDRDLKAVYQDEYILGFQNMINQAWSWGVNATYRRMTRALDDIRINYTPCGPTPSTLWPIANPGESLTIWGDKSIGCANEGWITIDTANSGYRKGGSGEVIGYSKPKRTYKALEFQIDRAWDEKWMLNASYLWSKSEGNFEGPVNSDTNYGDTGMVQFWDHPATNERYGVLFNDFRHQFKLRAAYALNKQWSFGTTLQVQSGGPITAYGVMWPNDSIAGGSTSSEGSGGGTGWLCVANCSGPYDKRQFEYSPRGAFGRLPWTWTMGANVTWRLPVEGIDLSARLSVYNLFNNQKTINVHQRYEAQPGQYREATFATGTRWQAPRYTQLVVTWNF